A window of Bradyrhizobium sp. AZCC 1610 contains these coding sequences:
- a CDS encoding L-2-amino-thiazoline-4-carboxylic acid hydrolase — protein MGEIHPFYQAHRGAMEAAMRQRLDLAETMLRERAHLADLDKVRQDVMDEFEIVLSQMPYVGGAASRMSDFFVRLMGFMAIGRVLRRHGVALPIIGDIERESYKAQLLTVPKAERLASGRQFMSRENQSLLREQAAKSLANEYPEDFVYDFVEPGPGDSFEFGIDYKACGFCKFAARHGDKEILPHICGLDFEAYATRGIRLERTQTLAGGANHCNFRFSRLPSEQDEAGAP, from the coding sequence ATGGGCGAAATTCATCCATTTTATCAGGCGCATCGCGGCGCAATGGAAGCCGCCATGCGCCAGCGCCTCGATCTTGCCGAGACGATGTTGCGCGAACGCGCGCATCTCGCGGATTTGGACAAGGTCAGACAAGATGTGATGGATGAGTTCGAAATCGTACTCAGCCAAATGCCTTATGTCGGTGGTGCGGCTAGCCGCATGAGCGACTTCTTTGTGCGCTTGATGGGCTTTATGGCTATCGGGCGCGTGCTCCGGCGGCATGGCGTTGCTCTCCCAATAATTGGCGATATAGAGCGAGAAAGTTACAAGGCTCAATTGCTGACCGTGCCGAAGGCCGAACGGCTCGCTTCGGGACGTCAGTTCATGTCTCGGGAGAACCAATCCTTACTCCGCGAGCAGGCAGCAAAAAGCCTGGCGAACGAATATCCAGAGGATTTTGTCTACGATTTCGTCGAGCCAGGGCCCGGCGACAGCTTTGAATTCGGTATCGATTACAAGGCTTGCGGCTTCTGCAAATTCGCCGCTCGTCACGGAGATAAAGAAATCCTGCCGCACATTTGCGGGCTTGATTTCGAAGCCTATGCAACGCGCGGGATCCGCCTGGAAAGGACACAAACGTTGGCTGGTGGCGCGAACCACTGCAATTTTCGATTCTCGCGGCTCCCGTCGGAGCAGGACGAAGCGGGCGCACCATAG
- a CDS encoding RidA family protein: MAQIARHNPASVHAPSSGYSMGLELGQHRRLLFVSGQVPERPDGSVPEGFEAQCEQAWRNVIEVLTAAGLGVEHLVKINTFLTDRRQVVANRAIRRKMLGGNEPASTVMIAETVDGKWLLEIEAIAAE, translated from the coding sequence ATGGCTCAAATCGCCCGCCATAATCCCGCAAGCGTCCACGCGCCTTCCAGCGGCTACAGCATGGGGCTGGAATTGGGACAGCATCGCCGGCTGCTGTTCGTCAGCGGCCAGGTACCGGAAAGACCTGATGGCAGCGTGCCCGAAGGTTTCGAGGCGCAATGCGAGCAAGCCTGGCGCAACGTCATCGAGGTGCTCACCGCCGCCGGCCTCGGCGTCGAGCATCTGGTCAAGATCAATACGTTCCTGACCGACCGAAGGCAGGTCGTGGCCAACCGCGCTATTCGCCGCAAGATGCTCGGGGGAAACGAGCCAGCGTCCACGGTGATGATCGCTGAAACCGTCGACGGCAAATGGCTGCTGGAAATCGAAGCGATCGCTGCGGAATGA
- a CDS encoding VOC family protein, with the protein MPRRIDHLVICVHDLAQAALDWRTLGFNLTPTGVHPFGTSNRLAMFGNNFLELLAVTDAAAVPPAAPGRFSFAAHNRDFLATAEGMSMLAVHSDDAHADAARFKANHIGAYAPFDFGRDAALPGGGTARVEFSLAFATDPAMPEIAFFTCQQRHPPELFWKPEYQRHPNGALRVIEVVMSAPEPAAHRGFLERITESAAELAPGRLTVGERGDRITVLGPSEMARRLPDLAGDTSPRFCAARLAVTDLDATKRALKSNGVDFELAGAVLLIPPAASHGLALEFVEQETI; encoded by the coding sequence ATGCCCCGTCGAATCGATCATCTCGTCATCTGTGTTCACGATCTGGCGCAGGCCGCGCTGGACTGGCGAACGCTCGGTTTTAACCTCACGCCGACCGGCGTGCATCCGTTCGGAACCAGCAACCGCCTGGCGATGTTCGGGAACAATTTTCTGGAGCTGCTGGCCGTCACCGATGCGGCGGCGGTGCCGCCAGCCGCGCCCGGCCGGTTCAGCTTCGCCGCCCACAACCGGGATTTTCTTGCCACCGCTGAAGGCATGTCGATGCTGGCTGTGCACAGCGACGACGCCCATGCCGATGCGGCGCGCTTCAAGGCCAATCACATCGGCGCCTATGCGCCGTTTGATTTCGGCCGCGACGCGGCGCTTCCGGGCGGCGGCACCGCTCGCGTGGAGTTTTCACTGGCCTTCGCCACCGATCCCGCGATGCCCGAGATTGCGTTCTTCACCTGCCAACAGCGTCACCCGCCGGAACTGTTCTGGAAGCCGGAATATCAGCGCCATCCCAATGGCGCCTTGCGCGTGATCGAGGTCGTGATGTCGGCGCCGGAGCCGGCAGCGCACCGCGGTTTCCTCGAGCGCATCACGGAAAGCGCAGCCGAGCTTGCACCCGGGCGACTGACGGTCGGCGAGCGCGGTGACCGGATCACCGTGCTCGGCCCGTCCGAGATGGCGCGCCGGCTGCCGGACTTAGCCGGCGATACGTCGCCGCGCTTCTGCGCAGCGCGTTTGGCGGTCACCGACCTGGATGCGACCAAGCGGGCATTGAAAAGCAACGGCGTCGACTTCGAACTTGCCGGCGCTGTGCTGCTGATTCCACCCGCAGCGTCGCATGGTCTGGCGCTGGAATTCGTCGAACAGGAGACAATCTGA
- a CDS encoding LysR family transcriptional regulator, with protein MTYILPPLNALRAFEAAARHLSFKLAAHELHVTPAAVGQQVKALEARLGVRLFERLHKQLILTAAGQAYLPEISDGFRRIADATAQLKPVGAVLLQLGVHGSFDLRRLELAEFRANHAEIGLRVLQPAGLHELIEGKVDVLIARGLGHHPGYRCDRVTEGSGLGDWLIAPAGTADCPEISSFRDWLRRLPAENVLALHRRRRLAGIVRS; from the coding sequence ATGACCTACATCCTTCCACCGCTCAACGCGCTCCGCGCATTTGAAGCCGCAGCGCGGCATCTCAGCTTCAAGCTGGCCGCGCATGAGCTGCATGTGACACCTGCCGCCGTGGGGCAGCAGGTGAAAGCGCTGGAAGCGCGTCTGGGCGTACGCCTGTTCGAGCGGCTGCATAAACAACTCATCCTGACCGCGGCCGGCCAGGCCTATCTGCCCGAAATTTCCGACGGCTTTCGTCGCATCGCCGATGCGACCGCGCAATTGAAGCCGGTGGGCGCAGTACTGCTGCAGCTCGGCGTGCACGGCAGCTTCGATCTGCGCCGTCTGGAGCTGGCGGAGTTTCGCGCAAACCACGCGGAAATCGGTTTGCGGGTGCTGCAGCCCGCGGGCTTGCACGAGCTGATCGAGGGCAAGGTCGATGTGCTGATAGCCCGCGGTCTCGGCCACCATCCGGGCTACCGCTGCGACCGCGTGACGGAGGGATCCGGACTCGGCGATTGGCTGATTGCGCCTGCCGGCACGGCCGATTGCCCCGAGATATCAAGCTTCCGCGATTGGCTGCGCCGTCTGCCGGCGGAGAACGTGCTTGCGCTGCACCGTCGTCGTCGTTTGGCCGGCATCGTCAGAAGTTGA
- a CDS encoding aldo/keto reductase has product MKQKKFGINGPDVSVIGQGTWYLDRGDRKAAVAALRRGIETGMTHIDTAEMYGDAELVIADAIAGLPREKLFLVSKVLPSNASRRGTITACERSLKRLKTDHLDCYLLHWRGSYPFEETVAAFDELVAAGKIRSWGVSNFDSDDLDELLDVTGEGKIACNQVLYHLQERAIEHAVIPWCEKHGVAVVAYSPFGHNDFPSARSKGGEVLQAIADAHKATPRQIALAFLTRLPSVLAIPKASSTEHAADNASAGKLSLSDGEIAALDKAFPRGPKPRGLPML; this is encoded by the coding sequence TTGAAGCAGAAAAAATTCGGCATCAACGGCCCGGACGTTTCCGTGATCGGGCAGGGCACCTGGTATCTCGACCGTGGCGACCGCAAGGCCGCGGTCGCAGCGCTGCGCCGAGGGATCGAGACAGGCATGACGCATATCGACACCGCCGAGATGTATGGCGACGCGGAGCTCGTCATCGCGGACGCGATCGCGGGGCTGCCGCGTGAAAAATTGTTCCTCGTCTCAAAGGTGCTGCCGAGCAACGCCTCGCGGCGCGGCACCATCACCGCCTGCGAGCGGTCGCTGAAGCGGCTGAAGACCGATCATCTCGATTGCTATCTCTTGCACTGGCGCGGCTCCTATCCATTCGAGGAGACGGTTGCTGCCTTCGACGAACTGGTGGCGGCCGGAAAAATTCGCTCGTGGGGCGTCAGCAATTTCGACAGCGACGATCTCGACGAACTGCTCGATGTCACGGGCGAGGGCAAGATCGCCTGCAACCAGGTGCTCTATCATCTGCAGGAGCGCGCGATCGAGCATGCTGTCATCCCGTGGTGCGAGAAACACGGTGTCGCTGTCGTCGCCTATTCGCCGTTCGGCCATAATGATTTTCCGTCCGCGCGCAGTAAGGGCGGCGAGGTGCTGCAGGCGATCGCGGATGCGCACAAGGCAACGCCACGCCAAATCGCGTTGGCGTTTCTCACGCGCCTGCCATCGGTGCTCGCGATTCCGAAGGCGTCGAGCACGGAGCACGCTGCGGACAATGCGAGTGCCGGAAAGTTGTCGCTCAGCGACGGCGAGATCGCCGCACTCGACAAGGCCTTCCCGCGCGGGCCCAAGCCGCGCGGCTTGCCGATGCTGTAA
- a CDS encoding DMT family transporter, producing the protein MPEKKSAAPTAPARADRPFKGIALVLASTTFLGASDVTAKYLSATLPSIEIAWIRFLVFAMIMTPAMMPGSPLYALQTNRLGLHLMRGAALLGSSLFFISGLRFLPIAEASATGFVAPLFVTALSIIFLSEKVGLRRWIATGVGLIGVLIILRPGTGAFHPAAFFPLVSALAWACTLIMTRMMSGTERAITTMTYSSIAGLLILSALVPSVWVTPTWHDIAFGILIGVASTAGQWIVVLAFRYADASVLAPFSYTQLLWVSVLGFLIFGEVPDVYTITGAAFIVASGLYTAHRERVRRSQLLAVSGEPSPNA; encoded by the coding sequence TTGCCCGAGAAGAAATCCGCCGCTCCGACTGCGCCCGCGCGCGCCGACCGGCCGTTCAAGGGCATCGCGCTGGTATTGGCTTCGACGACCTTTCTCGGCGCCTCCGACGTGACGGCGAAATATCTCTCGGCGACACTGCCCTCGATCGAGATCGCCTGGATCCGCTTCCTGGTGTTCGCGATGATCATGACGCCGGCCATGATGCCGGGTTCCCCGCTCTATGCGCTGCAGACCAACCGGCTCGGCTTGCATCTGATGCGCGGTGCGGCGCTATTGGGTTCGTCGCTGTTCTTCATCTCCGGCCTGCGGTTCCTTCCCATTGCGGAAGCTTCCGCCACCGGCTTCGTCGCGCCGCTGTTCGTAACCGCGCTGTCTATCATCTTCCTCAGCGAGAAGGTCGGCCTGCGTCGTTGGATCGCGACTGGCGTTGGCCTGATCGGCGTGCTCATCATCCTGCGCCCGGGCACCGGCGCGTTTCACCCCGCGGCGTTCTTTCCGCTGGTCTCGGCGCTGGCCTGGGCCTGCACGCTGATCATGACGCGGATGATGAGCGGCACCGAGCGCGCCATCACGACCATGACCTATTCGTCGATCGCGGGATTGCTCATTCTCTCCGCGCTGGTGCCGTCCGTCTGGGTGACGCCGACCTGGCACGACATCGCGTTCGGCATTCTGATCGGCGTCGCCTCGACCGCGGGGCAGTGGATCGTGGTGCTGGCGTTCCGCTATGCCGACGCTTCCGTGCTGGCGCCGTTTTCCTATACGCAATTGCTGTGGGTCAGCGTGCTCGGCTTCCTGATCTTCGGCGAAGTCCCTGACGTCTATACCATCACCGGCGCCGCCTTCATCGTCGCCTCTGGGCTCTACACCGCCCATCGCGAGCGGGTGCGTCGGTCGCAGCTTTTGGCTGTCTCGGGCGAGCCATCGCCGAACGCCTGA
- a CDS encoding autotransporter outer membrane beta-barrel domain-containing protein, with amino-acid sequence MAPQSAGEWGSGVGLEFLLRVQGRLCLSLAAFLVGLHFSVTPAKADCVLSGQTVTCSGNDADGFDAGALNNLTVNVHPLATVSDNGTAAIIVNDTNTVTNRGTLTAVGPGVNGVNFGNFNAVTNNASIVVDDGGFGLAGADNNIVVNNGSIVAGLGGMGIFAGVNNTITNAAAGVITVGEFGSGIFVAGNTTVTNAGAITVGNSLAPAAGIFATNDFNTIINAAGATITVGDGAAGISAQGDSAVVTNAGAITAGALGVGIDVFGDDARVTSSGTITGADNAAAISVQGNRAVVTSSATLTVGAFGAGIAYNGSSSTITNSSHIVGGDFTFGIFVVGDSNTITNSGTISVGGFRSGIEVNSLGGSSHIINTGTINVGAGAVGIAVGDTGTVFNSGTINAATGFAAIEFCGCGNSVLTLGPGNVMNGLVLGNGTDTFQLGGTGKDTFNLSLIGGGQQYDGFSTFNKVDSSNWSVTGAGAQSWNILGGTLAVNGVINGLVTVNAGGTLGGTGAIDNVFVNGGVLAPGNSIGTLNVAGSLIFSAASSYMVEISGASSDLTRVTGAATLGGASVVVIPTGTVAKQYTILTAISGLGDTFNPVVSGVPANLNPTLSYDANNVYLNFALNYGGGLNVNQQNVANALTNFFNTTGGIPVGFAWLSPAGLTQVSGELATGSQQATFDAMNLFLSLMSDPFVAGRNGGFGGNAGALPFTEESALGYAAKKPRAARDAFAKFPTKADIARNDLFDQRWSVWGAAFGGGSNTSGNAALGSNDATAQAFGFAVGADYRFSRDTLAGFALAGGGTNFSVSGFGSGRSDLFQAGAFVRHNIGAAYVTAAAAYGWQDVTTERTVTVAGFERLRAQFNANAYSGRIEGGYRYVTPWMGITPYGAGQFTTYSLPAYAEQVLAGAGTFALNYAAKDVTASRSEIGVRTDKSFAVPNGILTLRGRAAWAHDFNTDRNVTALFQTLPGAAFVVNGAAQAHDSALVTGAAEMKWLNGWSAAAIFEGQFSNVTNSYAGKGVVRYAW; translated from the coding sequence ATGGCGCCGCAGAGCGCCGGGGAATGGGGTTCGGGCGTGGGTTTGGAATTTCTATTGCGGGTGCAGGGCCGGCTATGCCTAAGCCTGGCTGCGTTTCTGGTTGGCCTGCACTTTTCGGTGACGCCCGCGAAGGCGGATTGCGTCTTGAGCGGTCAGACCGTCACCTGCAGCGGCAACGACGCGGACGGCTTTGACGCCGGCGCCCTCAACAATCTCACTGTCAATGTGCATCCTTTGGCGACCGTAAGCGACAACGGCACGGCCGCGATCATCGTCAACGATACCAATACGGTCACCAACAGAGGAACGTTGACGGCGGTAGGCCCCGGCGTCAACGGCGTCAACTTCGGCAATTTCAACGCCGTCACCAACAACGCCTCGATTGTCGTCGACGATGGCGGGTTCGGTCTGGCGGGAGCCGACAACAACATTGTCGTCAACAACGGCTCGATTGTCGCCGGATTAGGTGGCATGGGTATCTTCGCTGGCGTGAACAACACCATTACCAACGCTGCGGCGGGTGTCATCACCGTCGGCGAGTTCGGCTCCGGAATTTTTGTCGCCGGCAACACCACGGTAACGAATGCCGGCGCGATCACGGTCGGCAATTCGCTCGCGCCGGCGGCCGGCATCTTTGCGACCAATGACTTCAACACGATCATCAACGCCGCGGGCGCCACCATCACCGTCGGGGACGGTGCCGCCGGCATCTCCGCGCAGGGCGATAGCGCAGTGGTCACCAACGCCGGCGCCATTACGGCGGGCGCTCTTGGCGTTGGCATCGACGTGTTTGGCGACGACGCGAGAGTGACCAGCAGCGGGACGATCACCGGTGCCGACAATGCGGCCGCAATTTCCGTGCAGGGCAATCGTGCCGTGGTCACAAGCAGCGCCACGCTGACCGTTGGCGCTTTCGGCGCCGGCATAGCCTATAATGGCTCGTCCTCCACGATCACCAACAGCAGCCATATTGTTGGCGGCGACTTTACGTTCGGCATCTTCGTAGTCGGCGATTCCAACACCATCACCAACAGCGGCACGATCTCCGTCGGAGGCTTCCGTTCTGGCATCGAGGTCAACAGCCTCGGCGGTAGCAGCCACATCATCAACACCGGAACAATCAATGTCGGCGCGGGGGCCGTGGGCATTGCCGTCGGCGACACCGGCACTGTCTTCAATTCGGGTACCATCAACGCCGCGACCGGATTCGCCGCGATCGAGTTCTGCGGTTGCGGCAATAGCGTGCTGACGCTCGGCCCGGGCAACGTCATGAATGGCCTCGTACTCGGCAACGGCACCGACACGTTTCAGCTCGGCGGCACCGGCAAGGATACCTTCAACCTCAGCTTGATCGGCGGCGGCCAGCAGTATGACGGCTTCTCGACCTTCAACAAGGTCGATAGCTCGAACTGGAGCGTCACCGGCGCCGGTGCGCAGAGCTGGAACATCCTCGGCGGTACGCTCGCAGTCAACGGCGTCATCAATGGCCTCGTGACCGTAAACGCCGGCGGCACGCTCGGCGGCACCGGCGCGATCGACAATGTCTTCGTCAATGGCGGTGTGCTGGCGCCGGGCAATTCGATCGGCACCCTCAACGTGGCGGGCAGCCTGATATTCTCGGCGGCGTCGAGCTACATGGTCGAGATCTCGGGCGCGAGCAGCGATCTGACCCGGGTCACCGGCGCGGCGACCCTCGGCGGTGCTTCCGTCGTGGTCATTCCGACCGGCACGGTGGCCAAGCAGTACACGATCCTTACCGCCATCAGCGGCCTGGGAGACACGTTCAATCCGGTCGTATCGGGCGTCCCGGCCAACCTGAACCCGACCCTCAGCTACGACGCCAACAACGTCTATCTGAATTTCGCGCTGAATTACGGCGGCGGCCTCAATGTCAATCAGCAGAACGTCGCCAACGCGCTGACCAATTTCTTCAATACGACCGGCGGCATTCCGGTCGGCTTCGCCTGGCTCTCGCCGGCCGGCCTGACGCAGGTCTCCGGCGAACTGGCGACCGGATCGCAGCAGGCCACCTTCGACGCCATGAACCTGTTCCTGTCGCTCATGTCAGATCCATTCGTGGCGGGTCGCAATGGCGGCTTTGGTGGCAATGCAGGCGCGCTCCCGTTCACGGAGGAGAGCGCGCTTGGCTATGCCGCAAAGAAGCCCCGCGCCGCGCGCGACGCCTTTGCCAAATTCCCGACCAAGGCCGATATCGCGCGCAACGATCTGTTCGATCAGCGCTGGAGCGTCTGGGGCGCAGCCTTTGGCGGCGGCAGCAACACCTCAGGCAACGCCGCGCTTGGATCGAACGACGCGACCGCGCAGGCGTTCGGTTTTGCTGTTGGCGCCGACTATCGCTTCTCGCGCGACACGCTGGCCGGCTTTGCGCTTGCAGGCGGCGGCACCAATTTCAGTGTCTCCGGTTTCGGCTCCGGGCGCTCGGATCTGTTCCAGGCCGGCGCCTTCGTTCGCCACAACATCGGCGCGGCCTACGTCACCGCGGCAGCGGCCTATGGCTGGCAGGACGTGACGACCGAGCGCACGGTCACGGTGGCGGGCTTCGAGCGCTTGCGCGCCCAGTTCAACGCCAACGCTTATTCGGGCCGCATCGAGGGCGGCTACCGCTATGTGACGCCTTGGATGGGCATCACGCCCTATGGCGCCGGGCAGTTTACCACCTACAGCCTTCCGGCCTATGCGGAGCAGGTGCTGGCGGGCGCCGGCACGTTCGCGCTGAACTATGCGGCCAAGGACGTCACGGCCTCGCGTAGCGAAATCGGCGTGCGCACCGACAAATCCTTTGCCGTGCCAAACGGCATCCTGACCCTGCGCGGCCGCGCCGCCTGGGCGCATGATTTCAACACCGACCGCAACGTCACGGCATTGTTCCAGACGCTGCCGGGCGCGGCCTTCGTCGTCAACGGCGCGGCGCAGGCGCATGATTCCGCGCTGGTCACGGGCGCGGCTGAGATGAAATGGCTGAACGGCTGGTCTGCGGCTGCGATCTTCGAAGGCCAGTTCTCCAACGTCACCAATTCCTACGCTGGCAAGGGTGTCGTGCGCTATGCGTGGTGA
- a CDS encoding zinc-binding dehydrogenase, giving the protein MRAAIFRNGEIVVDQMPEPKPGAGQVLVKSLACGICGSDLHTRKHAHRMVELAKHFPGRKPMDLSRDVVFGHEFCCEVLDHGPGTTGKFKPGTTVCSLPALLAADGPQGIGYSNDNVGAYAERMLLSEALLLEVPNGLAAEHAALTEPLAVGVHAVAKANIRGGEVPLVIGCGPVGLAVIAALKIRGLHPIVAADYSPARRALAEKLGADVVVDPARTLPYATWAEHAQMSPEEKAARPPLQALLPALKPALIFECVGVPGLIQQVFEGAPRDARIVVVGVCMETDRAEPMLGILKELNVQYVLGYTPEEFAYSLRLIAEGQVDAASMVTASVGIDGVAKAFADLANPEAHTKIIVEPWR; this is encoded by the coding sequence ATGCGCGCAGCCATTTTCCGCAACGGAGAAATTGTCGTCGATCAGATGCCGGAGCCAAAACCCGGTGCTGGGCAGGTGCTGGTCAAGTCGCTCGCCTGCGGCATCTGTGGCTCCGACCTGCACACCCGCAAGCACGCGCATCGCATGGTTGAGCTTGCAAAGCATTTTCCCGGCCGCAAGCCGATGGACCTTTCTCGCGACGTCGTGTTCGGCCATGAATTCTGCTGCGAGGTGCTCGACCACGGTCCGGGCACCACGGGCAAATTCAAGCCCGGCACCACGGTCTGCTCGCTCCCGGCGCTTCTGGCCGCGGACGGCCCGCAGGGCATCGGCTACTCCAACGACAATGTCGGCGCTTACGCCGAGCGCATGCTGCTCAGCGAAGCCTTGCTGCTGGAAGTCCCGAACGGCCTGGCAGCCGAGCACGCCGCGCTGACCGAGCCGCTCGCGGTCGGCGTGCACGCGGTGGCAAAAGCCAACATCAGGGGTGGCGAGGTGCCGCTGGTGATCGGCTGCGGGCCGGTCGGCCTCGCCGTCATTGCGGCGCTGAAGATCAGGGGATTGCACCCGATCGTCGCCGCCGATTATTCGCCGGCACGCCGCGCGCTCGCCGAAAAGCTCGGCGCCGACGTCGTCGTGGACCCTGCGCGCACGCTGCCTTATGCGACGTGGGCCGAGCATGCCCAGATGTCGCCGGAGGAAAAGGCCGCGCGCCCGCCGCTGCAGGCGCTGTTGCCGGCGCTAAAACCCGCGCTGATCTTCGAATGCGTCGGCGTTCCCGGCCTGATCCAGCAGGTGTTCGAAGGCGCGCCGCGCGATGCGCGCATCGTCGTGGTCGGCGTCTGCATGGAAACCGACCGCGCCGAGCCGATGCTCGGCATCCTGAAGGAACTCAACGTTCAGTACGTGCTGGGCTACACGCCGGAGGAATTCGCGTATTCCTTGCGCCTGATCGCGGAAGGGCAGGTCGATGCCGCCTCGATGGTGACTGCTAGCGTCGGCATCGACGGCGTCGCCAAGGCCTTCGCCGATCTCGCCAACCCGGAAGCGCATACCAAGATCATCGTCGAGCCGTGGCGGTGA
- a CDS encoding DJ-1/PfpI family protein has protein sequence MNSRRVLWSALGGVVLVAVIGGAWIVSLPTTPSIAAPPGIVQDERDATVAALKPPKRQRPLIAIIGINDATETTDYLMPYGILKRADVADVVTLAAAPGPVTLFPALRVEPQATIAEFDAQHPDGADYVIVPAMSRDDDPVALQWIRSQSAKKAIIIGVCAGAKVVGDAGLLHGKRATTHWYSIKELRGKYPTMRYVEDRRLVVDGGVATTTGITASMPMSLTLIEAIAGRDKAKAVGRDIGLADWDARHESDEFKFTRPFALTAIGNTAAFWAHERLGIELKEGMDEVSLALVTDAWSRTYRSQAVTFAGTAGIQQTRNGIRILPDEVATNWPAERLLPALDDRKPTEALDNALNEIAARYGTRTTDFVAMQLEYPRHRQHSESP, from the coding sequence ATGAATTCGCGACGTGTATTGTGGAGCGCGCTCGGCGGAGTCGTGCTTGTCGCCGTGATCGGTGGGGCCTGGATTGTTTCGCTGCCGACGACGCCTTCCATCGCAGCCCCGCCGGGGATCGTGCAAGACGAGCGCGATGCGACGGTCGCGGCGCTGAAGCCACCGAAGCGACAGCGCCCGCTGATCGCCATCATCGGCATCAACGACGCTACCGAAACCACCGATTACCTGATGCCCTACGGCATCCTCAAGCGCGCCGATGTCGCCGATGTCGTAACGCTGGCAGCGGCGCCCGGTCCCGTGACGCTGTTTCCGGCACTGAGGGTCGAGCCGCAGGCGACGATCGCGGAGTTCGATGCGCAGCATCCCGATGGGGCCGACTATGTCATCGTTCCCGCGATGAGCCGCGACGACGATCCGGTGGCGCTGCAATGGATCAGGAGCCAGTCGGCCAAGAAGGCGATCATCATCGGTGTTTGCGCCGGCGCCAAGGTGGTCGGCGATGCCGGGCTGCTGCATGGCAAGCGGGCGACCACGCACTGGTATTCCATCAAGGAATTGCGCGGCAAGTATCCCACGATGCGCTATGTCGAAGACCGCCGGCTGGTAGTTGACGGCGGCGTGGCCACCACGACAGGCATCACGGCGTCGATGCCGATGTCACTGACGCTGATCGAAGCCATCGCCGGACGCGACAAGGCCAAAGCGGTCGGCCGCGATATCGGCCTGGCCGATTGGGACGCGCGCCACGAGAGCGACGAGTTCAAGTTCACGCGGCCGTTTGCACTGACGGCGATCGGCAATACGGCTGCGTTCTGGGCGCACGAGCGGCTCGGCATCGAACTCAAGGAGGGCATGGACGAAGTCTCGCTGGCGCTGGTCACCGACGCATGGTCGCGGACCTATCGGTCGCAGGCGGTGACGTTTGCCGGCACGGCCGGCATACAACAGACCCGCAACGGCATCCGTATCCTGCCCGATGAGGTCGCCACGAACTGGCCGGCGGAACGGCTATTGCCGGCGCTTGACGATCGTAAACCAACGGAAGCGCTGGACAACGCGCTGAACGAGATTGCAGCCCGCTACGGCACGCGCACGACCGACTTCGTCGCGATGCAACTCGAATATCCCAGGCACCGGCAACACAGTGAGAGTCCGTAG